Genomic window (Nicotiana sylvestris chromosome 7, ASM39365v2, whole genome shotgun sequence):
CACATCTCTTCCCAACATTCCCTTTTCCCACCAAATACAAAAGGCAGATTCAAATGTTTACAAATTGTTCCATAGACACACAAACTTCCCATAAAATTAAAAGGTGTCCTATGAGAACTGCCTATGATCAAACCCGGTCTGTGGACAGACCATGCTATTTTACCTCTTAATTTCAACTTGAGCAAGTCCTCCAGTGCATAATAGAAGTTATACTCAGAATCAGCTTTGGGACATTGCTCGTCGTAATAACAAACTTGTTTAGTAGAACAATATGTGTTTTGTAATGAGACGTAATATTTGGTTCCTGTCTGTAGAGAAATATGTTTGAGTGCTTTAGCTCTTGGGAGGATAGCATTTAAGACATTATTCATCATGCTCTTGTTTTGCTCACAAATCTGTGGAGTATCTAGAGGAAATTGGCTTGCCCAAGTCACCCAAAATATATGAGTCGCATCATCCAATGAAGATAGCTTTTCTTGGGTTTCCGAGGTGTTTAGGAGATCACAAGAAATGAAATGATAACGTGGATTTTGGGATGTGCTTTTCTTTTCTAGCCTTCGACATATGCCGTATACCTTCCATTTAGATGTTGAGAAAAGATGATTGGCTAGCTCCTTTCCAACTAGCCCCGTTACTCTACAGATGACAACAACATATTCAGCTGGAGTTCGTTCTTCTCTTTTACAATCTTGGACAACCATCTCTTTTTTTGATTCCTTGGGTCTCAACACTCCTCGTTCATATCACGAGTCAAATGAAATGTTATATAATGTACATAGGAAGAGTTTATAAACCAACTATCCCTTATATATTTCGCGCAGAGTTCACTTCTATATCTTACGAGTACCAACTACACTACTTGTGTGTTTTTTTTAAATGTTTGCGTACACTCTCAATAAATAAGTAGTTACTCCCCCCTCTCCGATGTACTTGCTCACTATATTAAAAATTGATGTTCACTTTCACTTGTTCAATTGAATAATTAATGAATAATTTACAATTTTACACCTATTTAACCCTTCTTGTTGATTATTATAACTACTAAAAAACTGCCAAAAAGCATCCACAAAAACCGACCGAAATCAGTTAGAATCCCACAAAATCGACCGATTTCCGACTGTTTTCAATTGGTCGATAAAATAATGGTTGCAATAGGGG
Coding sequences:
- the LOC138873665 gene encoding (S)-8-oxocitronellyl enol synthase CYC2-like translates to MVVQDCKREERTPAEYVVVICRVTGLVGKELANHLFSTSKWKVYGICRRLEKKSTSQNPRYHFISCDLLNTSETQEKLSSLDDATHIFWVTWASQFPLDTPQICEQNKSMMNNVLNAILPRAKALKHISLQTGTKYYVSLQNTYCSTKQVCYYDEQCPKADSEYNFYYALEDLLKLKLRGKIAWSVHRPGLIIGSSHRTPFNFMGSLCVYGTICKHLNLPFVFGGKRECWEEMWVDGSDARLVAQQHIWAATNEIFYSTDGQAFNTINGSNFT